From Oxyura jamaicensis isolate SHBP4307 breed ruddy duck chromosome 19, BPBGC_Ojam_1.0, whole genome shotgun sequence, the proteins below share one genomic window:
- the LOC118176352 gene encoding eosinophil peroxidase-like isoform X2 produces the protein MNFAEMEGIKLIVTLLGVIITLCLAGPLDSSLTQHSKGLSDSSLLSSINEAKQLVDAAYLHARKSLKQKLEEKVASPMDFLKHLKEPVGRTRSAVRAANYLETTLKLLKGKLQLPGKGRFNVTDLLDRKQKEMISRETGCDYQIHSIKCPEDNIYRTITGECNNRKHSHLGASNHAFARWLPAAYEDGVSVPRGVSEGKLYNGFPLPLVRKVSNEIARTGNENVTQDQELSLFFMHWGQWVNHDIDLAPSSGAGANPDLHCETDCTFKSPCFPIKFPPDDPRVLRSNSCMPFIQSASVCNPRTFTREQINAVSSFIDASMVYGSEDSVAKSLRNQTNRMGLLAVNQNFTDAGLELLPFENKTKSVCVLTNKTMNIPCFKAGDKRVTENLGLSALHTIFLREHNRLVTKLGKLNPHWDGEKLYQESRKIIVAMTQIITYRDYLPLVLAKETNRWIPLYSGYNETVDPSVSNVFSLAFRFGHTSVQPFVSRLDDSFQPMGSLSHVPLHLTFCASWRIITEGGIDPLIRGMVVDHAKLMKQNQLLVEELQNHLFEQTAVMGLDLAALNLQRGRDHGLPGYNAWRHFCGLSQPQSIEELSEVLGNSKLAKKFMDLYGTPDNIDLWIGAIAEPLIPQGRVGPLLACIIGTQFRNLRDGDRFWWEKPGVFTLQQLHALKKVSLSKVICDNTHIKKLPQDMFQASTYPENFIDCHEIDMLNLSAWKDEPESGRKGTGNFF, from the exons GCATAAAACTGATAGTAACTCTGCTAGGAGTAATCATCACCCTCTGCTTAGCTGGGCCATTGGACTCCTCATTAACTC agCACTCAAAAGGGCTATCAGACTCATCTCTCCTGAGCAGCATaaatgaagccaagcagctggtgGATGCAGCGTACTTACATGCCCGAAAAAG CTTAAAGCAAAAACTAGAGGAAAAAGTTGCCAGCCCCATGGATTTCCTGAAGCACTTAAAGGAACCTGTAGGAAGAACCAGATCTGCAGTCCGTGCTGCCAACTATTTGGAAACTACCTTGAAACTCCTCaaaggaaagctgcagctgcctgggaaGGGGAGATTCAATGTTACAG ACCTCctagacagaaaacagaaggagatGATTTCCAGAGAAACTGGCTGTGACTATCAGATTCATTCTATTAAATGCCCAGAGGATAATATTTACCGGACCATTACTGGAGAGTGTAACAACAG AAAGCATTCTCATTTGGGGGCCTCCAACCATGCATTTGCTCGCTGGCTCCCAGCAGCATATGAAGATGGAGTGTCTGTTCCCAGAGGAGTAAGTGAAGGAAAGCTTTACAACGGATTTCCACTCCCACTG GTTCGAAAAGTGTCCAATGAAATTGCTCGAACGGGCAATGAGAACGTTACTCAGGATCAAgagctctctcttttcttcatgCACTGGGGCCAGTGGGTCAACCACGATATAGACTTGGCCCCTTCCAGTGGTGCAGGAGCAAACCCAGATCTTCACTGTGAGACTGATTGTACCTTCAAGTCCCCTTGCTTCCCAATCAAG TTCCCCCCTGATGACCCACGGGTGCTGAGATCAAATTCCTGTATGCCATTCATCCAGTCAGCTTCAGTGTGCAATCCCAGGACATTTACCCGCGAGCAGATCAATGCAGTCAGCTCATTCATTGATGCCAGCATGGTGTACGGCAGCGAAGACTCTGTGGCAAAGAGTCTTAGAAATCAGACCAACCGGATGGGACTGTTGGCTGTGAACCAGAACTTTACTGATGCAGGGTTGGAATTATTGCCCtttgagaacaaaacaaaaagtgtttgTGTACTCACAAACAAGACTATGAACATCCCCTGTTTTAAAGCAG gTGACAAACGGGTAACTGAAAACCTGGGACTTTCTGCTCTGCACACTATCTTTCTCCGAGAGCACAATCGCCTGGTTACAAAGCTGGGGAAGTTAAATCCTCACTGGGATGGAGAAAAGCTTTACCAAGAGAGTCGAAAGATCATAGTTGCCATGACCCAG ATAATAACATACAGGGATTATCTTCCACTTGTGCTTGCAAAGGAGACTAACAGGTGGATACCCTTGTACAGTGGTTACAATGAGACTGTGGATCCTTCTGTATCAAATGTTTTCTCCCTGGCTTTCCGATTTGGTCATACCTCAGTACAGCCTTTTGTATCCCGTTTAGATGACAGTTTTCAGCCTATGGGTTCGCTTTCCCATGTGCCTCTTCATTTGACATTTTGTGCTTCTTGGAGAATTATAACAGAAG GTGGAATTGACCCTCTGATACGAGGCATGGTTGTTGATCATGCAAAACTAATGAAACAGAATCAACTGCTTGTTGAGGAGCTCCAGAACCACCTTTTTGAACAGACTGCTGTAATGGGTCTGGATCTAGCAGCCCTGAACTTGCAACGGGGAAGAGACCATGGCCTTCCAG GTTACAATGCCTGGAGGCACTTCTGTGGGCTCTCCCAGCCTCAAAGTATAGAGGAACTCTCTGAGGTGCTAGGCAACTCCAAATTGGCCAAGAAGTTCATGGACCTGTATGGGACACCAGACAACATTGACCTTTGGATTGGGGCAATTGCAGAGCCCTTAATTCCCCAGGGTAGAGTCGGGCCCCTCCTGGCCTGCATCATTGGCACCCAGTTCAGGAACCTGCGTGATGGAGACAG ATTCTGGTGGGAGAAACCAGGAGTCTTCACTCTGCAGCAGTTACATGCACTGAAAAAAGTTTCTCTGTCAAAGGTGATCTGTGACAATACTCATATCAAAAAGTTACCCCAGGACATGTTCCAAGCCAGCACTTATCCTGAGAACTTCATTGACTGCCATGAGATTGACATGCTCAATCTCTCAGCCTGGAAAGATGAACCTGAGAGTGGCAGGAAAG
- the LOC118176352 gene encoding eosinophil peroxidase-like isoform X1, with amino-acid sequence MNFAEMEGIKLIVTLLGVIITLCLAGPLDSSLTQHSKGLSDSSLLSSINEAKQLVDAAYLHARKSLKQKLEEKVASPMDFLKHLKEPVGRTRSAVRAANYLETTLKLLKGKLQLPGKGRFNVTDLLDRKQKEMISRETGCDYQIHSIKCPEDNIYRTITGECNNRKHSHLGASNHAFARWLPAAYEDGVSVPRGVSEGKLYNGFPLPLVRKVSNEIARTGNENVTQDQELSLFFMHWGQWVNHDIDLAPSSGAGANPDLHCETDCTFKSPCFPIKFPPDDPRVLRSNSCMPFIQSASVCNPRTFTREQINAVSSFIDASMVYGSEDSVAKSLRNQTNRMGLLAVNQNFTDAGLELLPFENKTKSVCVLTNKTMNIPCFKAGDKRVTENLGLSALHTIFLREHNRLVTKLGKLNPHWDGEKLYQESRKIIVAMTQIITYRDYLPLVLAKETNRWIPLYSGYNETVDPSVSNVFSLAFRFGHTSVQPFVSRLDDSFQPMGSLSHVPLHLTFCASWRIITEGGIDPLIRGMVVDHAKLMKQNQLLVEELQNHLFEQTAVMGLDLAALNLQRGRDHGLPGYNAWRHFCGLSQPQSIEELSEVLGNSKLAKKFMDLYGTPDNIDLWIGAIAEPLIPQGRVGPLLACIIGTQFRNLRDGDRFWWEKPGVFTLQQLHALKKVSLSKVICDNTHIKKLPQDMFQASTYPENFIDCHEIDMLNLSAWKDEPESGRKGIQGTSLVSQKYEI; translated from the exons GCATAAAACTGATAGTAACTCTGCTAGGAGTAATCATCACCCTCTGCTTAGCTGGGCCATTGGACTCCTCATTAACTC agCACTCAAAAGGGCTATCAGACTCATCTCTCCTGAGCAGCATaaatgaagccaagcagctggtgGATGCAGCGTACTTACATGCCCGAAAAAG CTTAAAGCAAAAACTAGAGGAAAAAGTTGCCAGCCCCATGGATTTCCTGAAGCACTTAAAGGAACCTGTAGGAAGAACCAGATCTGCAGTCCGTGCTGCCAACTATTTGGAAACTACCTTGAAACTCCTCaaaggaaagctgcagctgcctgggaaGGGGAGATTCAATGTTACAG ACCTCctagacagaaaacagaaggagatGATTTCCAGAGAAACTGGCTGTGACTATCAGATTCATTCTATTAAATGCCCAGAGGATAATATTTACCGGACCATTACTGGAGAGTGTAACAACAG AAAGCATTCTCATTTGGGGGCCTCCAACCATGCATTTGCTCGCTGGCTCCCAGCAGCATATGAAGATGGAGTGTCTGTTCCCAGAGGAGTAAGTGAAGGAAAGCTTTACAACGGATTTCCACTCCCACTG GTTCGAAAAGTGTCCAATGAAATTGCTCGAACGGGCAATGAGAACGTTACTCAGGATCAAgagctctctcttttcttcatgCACTGGGGCCAGTGGGTCAACCACGATATAGACTTGGCCCCTTCCAGTGGTGCAGGAGCAAACCCAGATCTTCACTGTGAGACTGATTGTACCTTCAAGTCCCCTTGCTTCCCAATCAAG TTCCCCCCTGATGACCCACGGGTGCTGAGATCAAATTCCTGTATGCCATTCATCCAGTCAGCTTCAGTGTGCAATCCCAGGACATTTACCCGCGAGCAGATCAATGCAGTCAGCTCATTCATTGATGCCAGCATGGTGTACGGCAGCGAAGACTCTGTGGCAAAGAGTCTTAGAAATCAGACCAACCGGATGGGACTGTTGGCTGTGAACCAGAACTTTACTGATGCAGGGTTGGAATTATTGCCCtttgagaacaaaacaaaaagtgtttgTGTACTCACAAACAAGACTATGAACATCCCCTGTTTTAAAGCAG gTGACAAACGGGTAACTGAAAACCTGGGACTTTCTGCTCTGCACACTATCTTTCTCCGAGAGCACAATCGCCTGGTTACAAAGCTGGGGAAGTTAAATCCTCACTGGGATGGAGAAAAGCTTTACCAAGAGAGTCGAAAGATCATAGTTGCCATGACCCAG ATAATAACATACAGGGATTATCTTCCACTTGTGCTTGCAAAGGAGACTAACAGGTGGATACCCTTGTACAGTGGTTACAATGAGACTGTGGATCCTTCTGTATCAAATGTTTTCTCCCTGGCTTTCCGATTTGGTCATACCTCAGTACAGCCTTTTGTATCCCGTTTAGATGACAGTTTTCAGCCTATGGGTTCGCTTTCCCATGTGCCTCTTCATTTGACATTTTGTGCTTCTTGGAGAATTATAACAGAAG GTGGAATTGACCCTCTGATACGAGGCATGGTTGTTGATCATGCAAAACTAATGAAACAGAATCAACTGCTTGTTGAGGAGCTCCAGAACCACCTTTTTGAACAGACTGCTGTAATGGGTCTGGATCTAGCAGCCCTGAACTTGCAACGGGGAAGAGACCATGGCCTTCCAG GTTACAATGCCTGGAGGCACTTCTGTGGGCTCTCCCAGCCTCAAAGTATAGAGGAACTCTCTGAGGTGCTAGGCAACTCCAAATTGGCCAAGAAGTTCATGGACCTGTATGGGACACCAGACAACATTGACCTTTGGATTGGGGCAATTGCAGAGCCCTTAATTCCCCAGGGTAGAGTCGGGCCCCTCCTGGCCTGCATCATTGGCACCCAGTTCAGGAACCTGCGTGATGGAGACAG ATTCTGGTGGGAGAAACCAGGAGTCTTCACTCTGCAGCAGTTACATGCACTGAAAAAAGTTTCTCTGTCAAAGGTGATCTGTGACAATACTCATATCAAAAAGTTACCCCAGGACATGTTCCAAGCCAGCACTTATCCTGAGAACTTCATTGACTGCCATGAGATTGACATGCTCAATCTCTCAGCCTGGAAAGATGAACCTGAGAGTGGCAGGAAAGGTATTCAGGGGACTTCCCTTGTCTCTCAAAAATACGAAATCTGA
- the LOC118176352 gene encoding myeloperoxidase-like isoform X3, whose protein sequence is MNFAEMEGIKLIVTLLGVIITLCLAGPLDSSLTQHSKGLSDSSLLSSINEAKQLVDAAYLHARKSLKQKLEEKVASPMDFLKHLKEPVGRTRSAVRAANYLETTLKLLKGKLQLPGKGRFNVTDLLDRKQKEMISRETGCDYQIHSIKCPEDNIYRTITGECNNRKHSHLGASNHAFARWLPAAYEDGVSVPRGVSEGKLYNGFPLPLVRKVSNEIARTGNENVTQDQELSLFFMHWGQWVNHDIDLAPSSGAGANPDLHCETDCTFKSPCFPIKFPPDDPRVLRSNSCMPFIQSASVCNPRTFTREQINAVSSFIDASMVYGSEDSVAKSLRNQTNRMGLLAVNQNFTDAGLELLPFENKTKSVCVLTNKTMNIPCFKAGDKRVTENLGLSALHTIFLREHNRLVTKLGKLNPHWDGEKLYQESRKIIVAMTQIITYRDYLPLVLAKETNRWIPLYSGYNETVDPSVSNVFSLAFRFGHTSVQPFVSRLDDSFQPMGSLSHVPLHLTFCASWRIITEGGIDPLIRGMVVDHAKLMKQNQLLVEELQNHLFEQTAVMGLDLAALNLQRGRDHGLPGYNAWRHFCGLSQPQSIEELSEVLGNSKLAKKFMDLYGTPDNIDLWIGAIAEPLIPQGRVGPLLACIIGTQFRNLRDGDSPAIQTHVSEEHQLQAMGDLQQALPEVTFALKVRKGVPAAW, encoded by the exons GCATAAAACTGATAGTAACTCTGCTAGGAGTAATCATCACCCTCTGCTTAGCTGGGCCATTGGACTCCTCATTAACTC agCACTCAAAAGGGCTATCAGACTCATCTCTCCTGAGCAGCATaaatgaagccaagcagctggtgGATGCAGCGTACTTACATGCCCGAAAAAG CTTAAAGCAAAAACTAGAGGAAAAAGTTGCCAGCCCCATGGATTTCCTGAAGCACTTAAAGGAACCTGTAGGAAGAACCAGATCTGCAGTCCGTGCTGCCAACTATTTGGAAACTACCTTGAAACTCCTCaaaggaaagctgcagctgcctgggaaGGGGAGATTCAATGTTACAG ACCTCctagacagaaaacagaaggagatGATTTCCAGAGAAACTGGCTGTGACTATCAGATTCATTCTATTAAATGCCCAGAGGATAATATTTACCGGACCATTACTGGAGAGTGTAACAACAG AAAGCATTCTCATTTGGGGGCCTCCAACCATGCATTTGCTCGCTGGCTCCCAGCAGCATATGAAGATGGAGTGTCTGTTCCCAGAGGAGTAAGTGAAGGAAAGCTTTACAACGGATTTCCACTCCCACTG GTTCGAAAAGTGTCCAATGAAATTGCTCGAACGGGCAATGAGAACGTTACTCAGGATCAAgagctctctcttttcttcatgCACTGGGGCCAGTGGGTCAACCACGATATAGACTTGGCCCCTTCCAGTGGTGCAGGAGCAAACCCAGATCTTCACTGTGAGACTGATTGTACCTTCAAGTCCCCTTGCTTCCCAATCAAG TTCCCCCCTGATGACCCACGGGTGCTGAGATCAAATTCCTGTATGCCATTCATCCAGTCAGCTTCAGTGTGCAATCCCAGGACATTTACCCGCGAGCAGATCAATGCAGTCAGCTCATTCATTGATGCCAGCATGGTGTACGGCAGCGAAGACTCTGTGGCAAAGAGTCTTAGAAATCAGACCAACCGGATGGGACTGTTGGCTGTGAACCAGAACTTTACTGATGCAGGGTTGGAATTATTGCCCtttgagaacaaaacaaaaagtgtttgTGTACTCACAAACAAGACTATGAACATCCCCTGTTTTAAAGCAG gTGACAAACGGGTAACTGAAAACCTGGGACTTTCTGCTCTGCACACTATCTTTCTCCGAGAGCACAATCGCCTGGTTACAAAGCTGGGGAAGTTAAATCCTCACTGGGATGGAGAAAAGCTTTACCAAGAGAGTCGAAAGATCATAGTTGCCATGACCCAG ATAATAACATACAGGGATTATCTTCCACTTGTGCTTGCAAAGGAGACTAACAGGTGGATACCCTTGTACAGTGGTTACAATGAGACTGTGGATCCTTCTGTATCAAATGTTTTCTCCCTGGCTTTCCGATTTGGTCATACCTCAGTACAGCCTTTTGTATCCCGTTTAGATGACAGTTTTCAGCCTATGGGTTCGCTTTCCCATGTGCCTCTTCATTTGACATTTTGTGCTTCTTGGAGAATTATAACAGAAG GTGGAATTGACCCTCTGATACGAGGCATGGTTGTTGATCATGCAAAACTAATGAAACAGAATCAACTGCTTGTTGAGGAGCTCCAGAACCACCTTTTTGAACAGACTGCTGTAATGGGTCTGGATCTAGCAGCCCTGAACTTGCAACGGGGAAGAGACCATGGCCTTCCAG GTTACAATGCCTGGAGGCACTTCTGTGGGCTCTCCCAGCCTCAAAGTATAGAGGAACTCTCTGAGGTGCTAGGCAACTCCAAATTGGCCAAGAAGTTCATGGACCTGTATGGGACACCAGACAACATTGACCTTTGGATTGGGGCAATTGCAGAGCCCTTAATTCCCCAGGGTAGAGTCGGGCCCCTCCTGGCCTGCATCATTGGCACCCAGTTCAGGAACCTGCGTGATGGAGACAG CCCAGCCATACAGACCCACGTGTCTGAGGAGCACCAGCTCCAGGCCATGGGTGAtctgcagcaggctctgcctgAGGTGACATTTGCTCTCAAGGTACGGAAGGGAGTCCCAGCAGCCTGGTGA